One Armatimonadota bacterium DNA window includes the following coding sequences:
- a CDS encoding Gfo/Idh/MocA family oxidoreductase, with product MGRPRKVRLALVRCDTHGYYYGALMAPCDPTPLGKHNKIVHFYATDWYDDKHIILPTCDDFESVKCYDRDPERARHFSETFLGKPRVCEALDEMTSDIDAAFISDCDGGGGDHLALATPFLERCIPTFVDKPFALTLQDARAMVDLACKHHAPLYSASILSEVVAADSFKRRFDEIGPQGANWTELAQAAVGMQCRPEEIGGVKLGVVKGVGGAMSQENIAARDRLGGIEDRLAYIIHGIALALNVFGKGVEWVEAMGTLPLEYLHLHLANGRDVIILNTGVDVFPERCNFYVEAYSKLGAIHSGPIGDPEFLRGAARIVGKLRDMVRTGKPPTAYPDMLEHIVVVEAAQIAHRTGQRVALSEVMG from the coding sequence ATGGGAAGACCGCGCAAGGTTCGCCTCGCCCTGGTGCGCTGTGATACGCACGGCTACTACTATGGGGCCTTGATGGCGCCGTGCGATCCCACGCCGCTGGGGAAGCACAACAAGATCGTGCACTTCTATGCCACCGATTGGTACGATGACAAGCATATCATCCTGCCCACCTGCGACGATTTCGAGAGCGTGAAGTGCTATGACCGCGACCCGGAGCGCGCCCGCCACTTCAGCGAGACCTTCCTGGGCAAACCGCGGGTGTGCGAGGCACTGGATGAGATGACCAGCGACATTGATGCCGCTTTCATATCCGACTGCGACGGCGGCGGCGGGGATCACCTGGCGCTCGCTACCCCGTTCCTGGAGCGGTGCATCCCCACCTTCGTGGACAAGCCGTTCGCGCTGACGCTGCAGGACGCGCGGGCGATGGTTGACCTCGCGTGCAAGCATCACGCGCCGCTCTACAGCGCCTCTATCCTGAGCGAGGTGGTGGCGGCGGACAGCTTCAAGCGCCGCTTCGACGAAATCGGCCCGCAAGGGGCGAACTGGACCGAGCTGGCGCAAGCGGCGGTAGGGATGCAGTGCCGGCCCGAGGAGATCGGCGGGGTAAAGCTGGGGGTGGTTAAGGGTGTCGGCGGCGCGATGTCGCAGGAAAACATCGCGGCGCGCGACCGTCTGGGCGGGATCGAGGATCGCCTCGCCTACATCATCCACGGCATCGCCCTGGCCCTCAACGTCTTCGGCAAGGGCGTAGAGTGGGTGGAGGCGATGGGCACGCTGCCGCTGGAGTACCTGCACCTGCATCTGGCCAACGGCCGCGATGTCATCATCCTCAACACCGGCGTGGATGTCTTCCCCGAACGCTGCAACTTCTACGTCGAGGCCTACAGCAAGCTCGGCGCCATTCATTCCGGCCCCATCGGCGACCCGGAGTTCCTGCGCGGGGCGGCGCGCATAGTGGGCAAGCTGCGCGACATGGTGCGCACAGGCAAGCCGCCGACCGCGTACCCGGACATGCTGGAGCATATAGTGGTGGTCGAGGCGGCGCAGATCGCCCATCGCACCGGCCAGCGAGTGGCGCTGAGCGAGGTCATGGGGTGA